A stretch of the Aphis gossypii isolate Hap1 chromosome 2, ASM2018417v2, whole genome shotgun sequence genome encodes the following:
- the LOC126549591 gene encoding uncharacterized protein LOC126549591, which yields MDTANLPRDHPCYIAERKKIPGLFSDETDGRIMREFIALRAKSYAFILEDKEKIKAKGVRGHVVKNHMTFKDHMNCLFTDDDNDKSNLCRENISIRSFNHQIQTIKSNKLCFNQQDDKRIARSDRIHTYAHGHFKNNC from the coding sequence ATGGACACGGCAAATCTACCCCGAGACCACCCGTGTTACATTGCTGAGAGAAAGAAGATACCTGGACTATTTTCTGATGAAACCGATGGACGTATTATGAGAGAGTTTATAGCACTCCGAGCAAAATCCTATGCTTTCATTTTAGAAGACAAGGAGAAAATTAAGGCAAAAGGCGTCCGAGGGCACGtagttaaaaatcatatgACTTTCAAAGATCATATGAATTGTCTTTTCACCGATGATGATAATGACAAGTCTAACCTGTGTAGGGAAAATATCTCTATCAGATCATTCAACCATCAGATTCAAACGATCAAATCCAACAAATTATGCTTCAACCAACAAGATGATAAACGGATAGCACGATCCGATAGAATACATACTTACGCCCAcggacattttaaaaataactgttaa